In Perca fluviatilis chromosome 11, GENO_Pfluv_1.0, whole genome shotgun sequence, the following proteins share a genomic window:
- the LOC120567743 gene encoding E3 ubiquitin-protein ligase TRIM21-like → MSGTSCLLSEEQFLCCICLDVFTHPVTIPCGHNFCKNCITQHWTINSFQCQCPMCKKQFKTRPELSVNTFINEMAAEFRQSAGKKSSGQVAKPGEVPCDFCTGTKLKAVVSCLTCRASYCSAHLNPHMTPGPLKRHSLSHPVENMEARVCTQHDKTLELFCKTDQTCVCSDCTVSEHMAHNIASLKDEYEAKKTELAQEEAEIQQMIQNRKLKIQKNQRLKMNSEKDAEREIADAVRTFTVLIQKAERDLNNLIEMIQERQKTAEEQADGCIKELEQEIHALMKRTAEVQQLSRTQDHLHFLQSFTSMDAALCTKNWTEASIRPPSYEGAVLNAVAELEEAISTEKNHLVHGARLKRVQHYAADVVLEQRTANPWLILSDDGKQVMCGEVMRDLPDNPERFSLYANVLAQQSISFGRFYYEVQVTGKTDWTLGVVKVSVDRKGTIPLSPLSGYWAVALRNGKDYLTLSTPVVSLGLNLRPQKVGVFVSYEEGLVSFYDVDAAVHLYSFTDCCFTEALCPFFSPGLHHGGTNSTPLTISPVDPTDLI, encoded by the coding sequence ATGTCAGGTACCAGCTGTCTGCTGTCTGAGGAGCAGTTTTTGTGCTGCATCTGTCTGGATGTTTTCACTCATCCAGTCACTATACCATGTGGACACAACTTCTGCAAAAACTGTATCACGCAGCACTGGACTATTAACAGTTTTCAGTGCCAGTGTCCCATGtgtaaaaaacaatttaaaacacgACCTGAGCTGTCTGTCAACACGTTCATAAATGAGATGGCTGCTGAGTTCAGACAGTCAGCTGGAAAGAAAAGCAGCGGGCAAGTTGCCAAACCAGGGGAAGTCCCCTGTGACTTCTGCACTGGAACCAAACTTAAAGCTGTGGTGTCATGCCTAACGTGTCGCGCCTCCTACTGCAGTGCTCATCTAAATCCTCACATGACACCTGGCCCACTGAAAAGACATTCCCTGAGTCATCCTGTGGAGAACATGGAGGCCAGGGTGTGTACGCAGCACGATAAAACActggagctgttctgtaagacTGACCAGACGTGTGTATGCTCGGACTGCACTGTTTCAGAACACATGGCACACAATATTGCTTCTCTGAAAGACGAATATGAAGCAAAGAAGACCGAACTGGCGCAGGAAGAGGCTGAAATCCAGCAGATGATTCAGAACAGAAAGCTCAAGATCCAGAAAAACCAACGCTTAAAAATGAACAGTGAGAaggatgcagagagagagatcgCAGACGCCGTTCGTACCTTCACCGTTCTGATCcagaaggcagagagagactTGAACAACCTTATTGAGATGATTCAAGAGAGGCAGAAGACGGCAGAGGAACAGGCCGACGGCTGTATCAAAGAACTGGAACAAGAAATCCATGCACTTATGAAGAGAACCGCTGAGGTGCAGCAGCTCTCGCGTACGCAAGACCATCTTCACTTCCTCCAGAGCTTCACATCCATGGACGCTGCTCTGTGCACCAAGAACTGGACAGAAGCCAGCATCCGTCCGCCGTCATACGAGGGGGCTGTGTTGAACGCCGTGGCTGAGCTGGAGGAGGCGATCAGCACAGAGAAGAACCACCTGGTTCATGGGGCCAGGCTGAAGAGGGTCCAGCATTACGCTGCGGATGTGGTTCTTGAACAACGCACAGCTAATCCCTGGCTCATCCTGTCCGATGACGGGAAACAAGTCATGTGCGGCGAGGTGATGAGGGACCTACCGGACAACCCGGAGAGGTTTTCTCTTTACGCCAACGTgttggcacagcagagcatctCCTTTGGAAGATTTTACTACGAGGTTCAGGTTACAGGGAAGACTGACTGGACTCTGGGAGTGGTCAAAGTGTCAGTGGACAGGAAGGGAACAATCCCACTAAGCCCTTTGAGTGGCTACTGGGCTGTGGCTTTGAGGAACGGAAAGGACTACCTCACTCTTTCTACCCCCGTTGTCAGCCTCGGTCTAAACTTGAGGcctcagaaggtgggggtgtttgtgagctacgaggagggtctggtctccttttatgaTGTGGATGCTGCAGTTCACCTCTACTCCTTCACCGACTGCTGCTTCACCGAGGCGCTCTGTCCCTTCTTCAGTCCGGGTCTTCATCACGGTGGCACGAACTCCACCCCTCTGACGATTTCACCTGTTGACCCCACCGATTTGATCTGA